In the Streptomyces sp. 3214.6 genome, GGATGTTCGGGGCGTTCCCCGACTTCCACTCCGACATCTACCGGGTCATCGCCGAAGGCGACCTGGTCGTGATCCAGTCCCACGGCACGTTCACGCCGGACATGGCCTCCGGTGTCTTCGACATCTACCGGGTGCAGAACGGCAAGGTCGTGGAGCACTGGGACATCGTCCAGAACGTGCCCGCCACCTCCGCCAACGGCAACGGCATGTTCTGACCCGAAGCACGGGAGCTGGGGCGCTGCCGTTCGGCAGCGCCCCAGCTCTCACTCAAGTCCCCCCTCGAACAGCCCCATCCTGGCGTGATCCAGGGCCCGTGTGCCGCACGCCGGTCCGGAAAGATGAATCCCGATGAAGCTCCCCCGCGCATCGCTTGTCTCCGTCCCGCTGGCTCTCGCCCTGGCCGCGGGCACGAGCGCTTCCTTCGCCGACTCCGGCGGCACACCGAAGCCGGCTGCCTGGGCCGCTCAGGACGCTTCCGCGGGCGGCGTCGAGACCGATGCCGTGCTCCCCAGCGTCGCGGTCAGACCTGGTGAGCCGACTACGGCGACAACACCGTCTTCGGCCGGTTCGTCGTGGAGCTCACCTTCACCTCCGCGACCCGGATGACCTTCCACGTCATCGAGGGTCGATCATGGGGTCGACAGACACTGTCGACTACACCGCCACTCGGATCCGCCCCGGCTTCCACCGGTCCGCGACCCGGCGCGCAACCCTGTACGCGCGTCCCGCGGTCTCAGAGGGATGCCTTGTACATGTCGGTGAAGGTCGCGTCGAGGCCCGGGCTCGCTTCGATGAGCTCGGTCATGCCGGGAAGGACATCGCGGGTGTCGAAATAGGCGACCCGGGAGTCGGATCCGACGGACGCGCTGAACACGGTTTCATATCCCTTCCGGTGCATCGCCTCCACCGTTTCGTCGAAAGCAGTCGTGGCGTAGCCGAAGTGGTGGAAGCCGTACCCCTGCTGGGTGATCACGTCGCGATGCACCGACGGCAGTTCGTCCGCGGGCTGGATGAGTTCGTACTGCATGTGCCCGCCGAAACCGAGCGCCACGTGCGCGCGTGCCTGGGAGGGTTCGCCCCGGTAGCGGGGATTCTCGCCGGCGAAGTCACGTAGGACCGTCCACGGACCGACCCGGAAGCTCTCGCGGAATCGAGCCATCGCCCCGTCGAGATCCTCGACGACGAACGCCATCTGGATGAGGCCGTCGGTGGGCTGGCCGAAGTCGAACAACATGGCAAATCCCTCACAATCATCGAACAGTTAGGGCCGCTGCCACGGTTGGTGTGCCATCAGGTGCATACCAACCGTTCAGAGCCGCCACCGCCCGCGCGTCGCACGATTTCCCGTGCCGTTGACGATGGCGGCCGCACGTTCTCACCCAGGAGAGTGCAGTCAGAACGGGCTGCCGCCCATGATCACCCGTTCCTCCGGCGGGATCGGGTCGAGACTGACGTGGACCTCGATGCAGGACGGCCGTCCGCTCCGGAGAGCCTTGGCGAGGGCCGGCGCGAGCTCGTCGAGAGTGCGGACCTGGTAGCCGTCCGCACCGAGCGCGATCGCGGCGGCGGCGTAAGAACCGTTCTCCAGCCGGTTGTTGACCACCCGGTCCTTGCCGTGCACGATCTCCTGCGCATGCAAAGTGGCGCCCCAGGCCCGGTTGTTGAGCACGACGACGATCGCTCCGAGCCCGGCGCGCACCATCGAGTCGAACTCGCCGAGGCTGTAGCCGACGGACCCGTCACCGGTCACGAGAACGACGTTCGTGCCGGGTTCGACCGCTGCCTGCGCTCCCAGCGCGACCCCCACGCCGACTCCCATGGAGCCGAGATAGCCGTGGCAGAGGAACGCGGACACCCGCGCCTCGGAGATCGTTTCCGACAGCCAGAGGTAGGTGAGTGCGCCATCGGCGACGACCACCGACGACTCGGGCACCGCTTCCGCGATGGCGCGTACGGCGTCGTACGGGTGGACGCGCTCGTCGTGGACGACCTGAGCGGCCACGGCTTCGCGACGCCGCTGCAGGTGCGCCCGCAAGATGTTCCGCCAGCCCGCCAGATCCGGACCGGTCGCCTGCCTGGTCGCGAGCCCCCGGTTGAGGTCCTGGAACACCGGCAGCGGGTCGGCGGCGACCGACAGCTCGACGGGTTGCAGGTGGCCCAGCTCGGCGCCGGAGGGATCGATCTGCACCACACGCGCGTCACGCGGGATCAGCGCGCCCGAGCCGTGCGCGGTCGTGAGACCGAACCGGAGACCCGCCATGATCACCAAGTCGGGTTCTTCTCCGGGCGGTAGGCCGTGCAGCGATTGCAACAGACCGAAGTTCATGGGGCTGCGCGAGATCGCGCCGAGGCCCTCGTAGTCCGACATCAGGGGCACGCCGAGTCGCTCGGCCAAAGCGCGAAGCTCGCCGTCGGCGCCGGATCTCGGCACCTCGGACCCCGCGACGATCACCGGCCGCCGGGCCTGAGACAGCAGCCCGAGGATCCGGTCCGCCCCGGCCTGGGAGAGCCCCGGCCCGAAGTCGGCGCCGTGCAGGAGTTCCGTCGCCAGGTCGGGCATCTCGTCGAGCTGCTCGGTCAGCACGTCCCAGGGGATGTCCACCAGCACGGGCCCGCGCGGCGCGGACAGCGCGGTGCGGATCGCGCGGGCCAGGATGCGGGGAATCAGCGAGGCGCGCGTCACCCGATGCGCCCACTTGGTGACGGGTGTGGCGATCGCGACCTGGTCCAGCCCTGCCTGCAGGGTGTTGGTCTGGTCGTCGGCGAGCGGCCCGGACGCGGCGAGGTAGAGCACGGGAGTGCGGTCGAGGTGGGCGTTGGCCATCGATGTCACGGCGTTGGTGAACCCGCCGCCGGCGGTGAGCAACGCGACCCCGAGAGCGTTGCGCACGCGTGCGTAGCCTTCCGCCGCGTGGCCCGCGTTCATCTCGTGCCGCGTGTCCACGATGGGCAGCTGATGATCGAGTGCGGCCTGGTACACCGAGTCGATGTGCGCGCCGTTGATGCCGAACATCCGGTCGACAC is a window encoding:
- a CDS encoding VOC family protein, whose product is MLFDFGQPTDGLIQMAFVVEDLDGAMARFRESFRVGPWTVLRDFAGENPRYRGEPSQARAHVALGFGGHMQYELIQPADELPSVHRDVITQQGYGFHHFGYATTAFDETVEAMHRKGYETVFSASVGSDSRVAYFDTRDVLPGMTELIEASPGLDATFTDMYKASL
- a CDS encoding thiamine pyrophosphate-binding protein codes for the protein MTRVSGGDLVVRLLQQAGVDRMFGINGAHIDSVYQAALDHQLPIVDTRHEMNAGHAAEGYARVRNALGVALLTAGGGFTNAVTSMANAHLDRTPVLYLAASGPLADDQTNTLQAGLDQVAIATPVTKWAHRVTRASLIPRILARAIRTALSAPRGPVLVDIPWDVLTEQLDEMPDLATELLHGADFGPGLSQAGADRILGLLSQARRPVIVAGSEVPRSGADGELRALAERLGVPLMSDYEGLGAISRSPMNFGLLQSLHGLPPGEEPDLVIMAGLRFGLTTAHGSGALIPRDARVVQIDPSGAELGHLQPVELSVAADPLPVFQDLNRGLATRQATGPDLAGWRNILRAHLQRRREAVAAQVVHDERVHPYDAVRAIAEAVPESSVVVADGALTYLWLSETISEARVSAFLCHGYLGSMGVGVGVALGAQAAVEPGTNVVLVTGDGSVGYSLGEFDSMVRAGLGAIVVVLNNRAWGATLHAQEIVHGKDRVVNNRLENGSYAAAAIALGADGYQVRTLDELAPALAKALRSGRPSCIEVHVSLDPIPPEERVIMGGSPF